CTCCAGAGGAGAAGACCACACCATTCCTCAAGCCATTTTCAGCGCCGATATGCTCATCTTATGCATCACCATGCTAATCGGCGTCGGCGCTAGCTTGACCGCCATCGACAATCTCCGCCAGATCGGTGAATCCCATGGCTACCCATCTGAAACAATCAACTCATTGATCGTTCTGGTTAGTATTTTCAACTTCGCCGGAAGAATCTTTTCTGGGTTTGTCTCTGACATTTTACTCGagaaattcaaattcccaaggcCATTAATGCTCACGCTTGTCCTCTTGGTTTCCTGCATTGGCCATCTTTTGGTAGCCTTCCCCTTCAATGATTCGCTATACATTGCATCCATTGTTATTGGGTTTTCATTGGGCGCTCAAGTCCCATTGCATTTCGCCATGATTTCTGAGCTTTTTGGGCTGAAACATTACTCCACGTTGTTTAATTTTGGCCAATTGTTTTGCCCAATTGGGTCTTATATTCTGAATGTGATGGTCACTGGGAGGCTCTATGATGAGATGGCCAAGGCCTCCGCTGGTATAGGTGGGCTTCATTGCGAAGGCCATTCTTGTTATGAACAGTCGTTCGTAATTTTAGCTGGGTTGACGTTTTTTGTAGCGTTGGTGTCGTTGATTTTGGTGGAGAGGACGAGGGAGTTTTATAGAGGGGATATATACAAGAAGTTTAGAGAAGACATGGAGTCTTTGAAGACAAAAATGGAGTTTTATACTCTCGATGAGAAGAGGACGAGGATTGGCAATTTACTTGTTGACAAACATAGCATTAATATCAAGTCGTGATTTGGGTTAAGTTGGGTTGGATATCGAATTCTTTCAACGTGCACTCGATTTGAACTCAACTGAAGAATGTGGGATGCACCAGTTCCAAATTTGGCAACCTCATTTCTCTGCATCGTAATGAAAATGTAAATGTATAGCCTCGGTGATCTCAGTCTACGATCATTGAAGTTATTTTGTGAATTAAGTTTTGTTCATATAGAGAGCTCGTCTTCTCATTATTAGTTCTTCCTTTTATGAATCTCATCTTAGTTTCCCTTCAACCTGTATATTTGGattaggctaaattaataaaaatattttgaaagtttat
The window above is part of the Cucurbita pepo subsp. pepo cultivar mu-cu-16 unplaced genomic scaffold, ASM280686v2 Cp4.1_scaffold000223, whole genome shotgun sequence genome. Proteins encoded here:
- the LOC111784524 gene encoding uncharacterized protein LOC111784524, whose amino-acid sequence is MEFVFVETATGVLVTCVKNFPERRGVMLGLAKGFVGLSGAIMTQLYTAIYGDDTRSLILLLGWLPSLISLIFISTIREIKAVKHPNEFRVFVHFLCVSVILALFLAALIFIQKRIRFDQSAHAAVVTAIASLLLLPLLIAIREEIVLWNLNKRTIGIHQPQTSPNPPSSSSNKPSRGEDHTIPQAIFSADMLILCITMLIGVGASLTAIDNLRQIGESHGYPSETINSLIVLVSIFNFAGRIFSGFVSDILLEKFKFPRPLMLTLVLLVSCIGHLLVAFPFNDSLYIASIVIGFSLGAQVPLHFAMISELFGLKHYSTLFNFGQLFCPIGSYILNVMVTGRLYDEMAKASAGIGGLHCEGHSCYEQSFVILAGLTFFVALVSLILVERTREFYRGDIYKKFREDMESLKTKMEFYTLDEKRTRIGNLLVDKHSINIKS